TGCAtaaaatagcttgattttggTAACTGGCCCTGAACGTGGATAACTTCGTTATAGTTTTGCCTATTAAGGTTTGAAACAGGTAGATTTCGGTATGAGACCGTTGAGGCCTTGAAGGTAGATTGTGCGAATTCTGCCAAAGTGGATCCGTAGAAGACGCTTTACTTCCTACTGCAACATTATTCCTATGGCCATTTTAGAATTTTGTATTTAACGTTTTTAACCGAGAACGGATTTAGTACTCTGTAAGACCAAGAAGATAATATTGTGAAAACACATCGAAATGTATGGAAAGGGCGTTCCTTGGGAGAAAACCCAGGTTGTACAGACCGAGCTAGTTATGTatgaattttttaaatttaatccTTGACTTGTTATTtagcatttatttatttaacactCTGTATTTTTCTTTAAGATCACGTTTAAAGTggttgaaatcaaaatattaatatggGGATGAATGGTATGCTTATTTTTAGGTGACACTGATGATTTGGCAAAACCAACACAGGAAACTGGTGACCCATCACCATCCTCCTTGTCCCATGCTACGTATTGCCAAGAATCTGCAGGTCAAGTAACACCAATTGGGTCAGAGATAAAGAATGGTATGGTGCTTATGTTATTTGTGGATGAATGGATACGGTCATGCAAGTCAATCATACTGTGAAACACTAATATTTCACTTGGACTTTTTTCACCTTAGTGTGGTTTTCCACTAACCTAAAGTCCATTGAAAGtactttgtattcatacataCTACGTATACCGTCCTAAATCAATGGCAATGAGTTGAAGATAAAAGTTTAATTCTCTCTTCAGTGACAATTAAATCGCttgaaaatatcatatttgacaattttatggAATACAGCAAAAAATGACTCTTTGTTTAAAGACGAACAGTCCTCCAATCACGTACTGTCCAAAATAAGCTCAAAATGTAAAAGGTATGGAACGTTGAATTGAGACAAATTATAGTCATAACATTTGTTTATCCCAAAGCTTTGCTAGAAAATATGCGGGAACCAAACCCATTGTGCCTTGGTCACGAAGAGAAATTGGATAAATTGTACGACAGTTACCAGAAACATAAGAATTGCACACCTGGGGGCAAGAAGAACGTGGTTCACGTGAGTATTCAGAGAACATGCAAAAATGTATCTTGTGGCTAGCCattccccccaaaaaaacattGAGTGCAGCAGTGCTTTTGTGAGAACATGATAGTTCGGAAATTAGGCTGTATATATGTGACTTATAGTCGGACTCCAGTTGTTCCAGCAGTAGACTGGTGTATACCAACTGCGCTGCTGTACTTGTGGAAATGATCAAACACTCGCTTATTGAACAAATGTGACACGGTTAGGTATCCGAAAATGTAGTAACTGGTGTGATTGTTATTTATTGTGATTGGAAAAAGGCCGAATAATAATTCACACAAAAAGAGAAATCACAATTTCATCAACTTGAATTTCAAGTCAGTGTGCCATGCAcaacatacaacaacaacaacaacaacaacaacaacaacaacaacaacaacaacagcagcagcagcagcagaataactattgcgctctgccactgcggtatagagcactgtcttagcagattgatactcaccgagtagTGGAAAACCACACTAAGGTGAAAAAGTCCAAGTGAAATATTAGTATTTCACAGTATGATTGAAGtatgtatgaatacaaatcatctgatgatcgcgccatgcgtgaaactccgagttacaaccaagaaagagttccagtactaccaaaactattacgctctgccactgcggtatagagcactgtcttagcagattgatactcaccgagttatatatatatatatatatatatatatatatatatatatatatatatatatatatatatatatatatatatatatatatatatatatatatatattgaattgaattgaattgaattgaattgaattgaaatttatttcatcagataacaaaaaacaatatatatagttctactgttgtttgtttgtttattcgttTTTAAAGGTTATAAATGGACTACCAGGATGTGGTAAAACCGAAATGGCCATCCAGTACGTTGAGAGGTATAAGGATATATATCGTGTTGTAATATGGATACCATCTGAGTCTACTAGTACCATCGACTATGGATTCAAACACTTCGTAAGTAAGAGTAGCGTACTGATATTTACCATGCTTGGGATATTCTTATTGGCATTAATCGTGACATTTATCATAAGTCATAATTATGACACTCCATTTCTCGTATTTAATAGACGCTGTGTCACATTCAGACATGGCCAGTGTATTTCAAGCAAAGTACAAAGATTGCGCATATGTGCACATAAACTGCATAAGCAACTAAGATTAAATAAATGTGTCAACAGCCGAATGTTGCATGTATCAGTAAACATGCAGTGTATCTATAATGCGTAGCAATGTAGCATCAAAACGATGGATGGATTGCTTGCTAGTGAGACCAGTAGCAAATTCTGGAAACCCAGGTGAAGAAACTCCTGGTGTAACATCTCAGCCTTGACACTACGAACTGTAAACGACggcaaatatacaaaatatacataatatagGGCAGAAGGCGCAGAGTGATTTGAAGAGTGTCCATAAAATTTGCAATCTTTTTGAACTTTCAATTCTTCCCGCTGGCAAACAGAAATAATGCAAGGTAATAATTACATGTTATTCCCCAAATTACTATCTTTCTTCCTTCATCAAGGAAAATACGGTGACCTAACGGACTTTTGCCACTAAGAGACGATAGATATTTTCTGGTTgatgaagaaaagtattggagaataacataaatataccaatgcaagtaatatcacagaaaaatcggggaaagtattgaaaattttgactcatatttctcgtgacatagacacgcattgtcgtGATATacaacgaccagggtatatattccatgtttCGCTTATACATGATATAATGACATAGTCTTAGACAGTTCTATGACTTAACATCTCGTGCTCTCTTGTTTTCCAGTGTGAAAAATTGAATTTACCAATGGACAGTCCTTTACGTGCAGAATCCATTCATTTTGCCGCGATTGAGTGGTTGAAAGGTAATGGTAATTGGTTGTTGGTATTCAATAACGCGGACAGTGTTGATGTTATTGATGATTACATTCTACGAAGCTTGCCAGCTGGAGGACACATCATCATCACTTCCCGTGACAAGGAATTTAATACCCTCGGCTCAACTCTACCTCCGTTTTATGTGAAGCCCTTTTCACCGGACAATGCTGCACTGTTGCTGGTAAGAGGACTTTATAGGGATGAGGGCAGTcatataaacattgaaaatgccAAACAAAAGGTGCGAGAATTGGAAACAAGTGATGCCGAAAACTATCATGCCCTTCAGTGGCTTGCCGGACCTGAAGGTCTTGAAGGTCTACCCCTTGCGCTGAATGCTGCCATCGAGTACATGCTTTTGCATGATAGATCTTTCTCTCAGTATGAGGGTATTTATAAAGAATGCTTTGAACAGATATTCAGAGAAGACGATCCATTAAAATCCTTTCTGAAGAAAATAAATCTGGATACATACTATCCACAGCTACGCAAATCCGTCCAGACGTCCTTAACAAAGTTTTTAGACATCACCGAAGATGACCTCAAAGGTAGTGAGATAGGCATGACCACAGATGATTCAGTGAAGTTTCTTCAGGCCAGAAAGCACAACGTCAATGTGAATAAATGGATGGCCGAGAGAAGGAATGTGGTGACAACATGGGCCCTTACATTTAACAGCATCAACGAACAACCCTTGGGTCCTGCTATGATGGAGTTCCTACAACTCTGTGCATTTATAGCACCAACAGAAGATCTACTGATCAGAGGTGTCAGTCATCTCCAACTCCCAAACCTGCATGCGGCTCTGTTATGCAATTTGCAAGGTGACAGTAAAAGGCAACCTGAACAGATCAAAGTAAACATCGATAAGGTCTTGGAGTGTCTTCGTCGTTATTCACTACTCGACAATTACAACACGATGCCGGATGGAACTCCTCCTGTAAGGAAGTTCACAATTCATCATGTTCTACAAGAGGTTATGAAACTTCGTCtcatgaaagaaaataaaaccacTCAAATCGTCAGCTCTATTGTAACACTTTTAGCAAGTCTTATCCCAACATATGATGACAAATACAGAAGCTACTCGTGGCACAATATTAAACCTACAGGGATACAGGAAGAGGTAGCACTACATGTGATGTCACTGACCCAAGTGTTATCCAAAGTATCACCTCCAGACATTCGTTTGGAAAAGGCCATACCGTTGTTGTTTTCGATTGGTATCTATCTAAGGCATATAAAGTGGAGACCGAAAGAGGCCATTCTACTCTATAAAACAGCCCTGAAATTAGCAGAGGTCCTATTCCCTGACAGTGATGAGATGGTCGCTGGAAGCAAAG
The genomic region above belongs to Glandiceps talaboti chromosome 8, keGlaTala1.1, whole genome shotgun sequence and contains:
- the LOC144438868 gene encoding uncharacterized protein LOC144438868 → MADLRGGDTDDLAKPTQETGDPSPSSLSHATYCQESAGQVTPIGSEIKNALLENMREPNPLCLGHEEKLDKLYDSYQKHKNCTPGGKKNVVHVINGLPGCGKTEMAIQYVERYKDIYRVVIWIPSESTSTIDYGFKHFCEKLNLPMDSPLRAESIHFAAIEWLKGNGNWLLVFNNADSVDVIDDYILRSLPAGGHIIITSRDKEFNTLGSTLPPFYVKPFSPDNAALLLVRGLYRDEGSHINIENAKQKVRELETSDAENYHALQWLAGPEGLEGLPLALNAAIEYMLLHDRSFSQYEGIYKECFEQIFREDDPLKSFLKKINLDTYYPQLRKSVQTSLTKFLDITEDDLKGSEIGMTTDDSVKFLQARKHNVNVNKWMAERRNVVTTWALTFNSINEQPLGPAMMEFLQLCAFIAPTEDLLIRGVSHLQLPNLHAALLCNLQGDSKRQPEQIKVNIDKVLECLRRYSLLDNYNTMPDGTPPVRKFTIHHVLQEVMKLRLMKENKTTQIVSSIVTLLASLIPTYDDKYRSYSWHNIKPTGIQEEVALHVMSLTQVLSKVSPPDIRLEKAIPLLFSIGIYLRHIKWRPKEAILLYKTALKLAEVLFPDSDEMVAGSKVLGDAHFNLASVLLEVGEEEKVSDHLMKAKELYLKSCPVEDRERSLDIAKVHYLEATVHEDVFCERTYDRLDQSNLKSVFESLSMSIQMSTKYYKGEGKRFGSWTAIAKHTLGTYHLQYESKTDEEVEEILNSSLAMKKECWGNDHISIAIGMADLGRLYLVMNDKSKLGSAKEYLEQSLEMKERVLPDYEQFYTWKLGIYLLVRLYRKMKDEDLEKKYLGILTKKAGGRFDRYFNEEDRLKAFPLEPLQWV